A section of the Castanea sativa cultivar Marrone di Chiusa Pesio chromosome 12, ASM4071231v1 genome encodes:
- the LOC142619618 gene encoding calcium-dependent protein kinase 26, protein MTIGKTNSSSRPFTHPCNCYKVESLTETILDANQTSNLKDRYTLGEQLGWGQFGVIRVCSDKWTGELLACKSIAKDRLVTSDDVRSVKLEIAIMAKLSGHPNVVDLKAVYEEEHYVHLVMELCAGGELFHQLEKHGRFTEFEARVLFRHLMQVVLYCHENGVVHRDLKPENILLATKASSSPIKLADFGLATYIKPGQSLHGLVGSPFYIAPEVLAGGYNQTADVWSAGVILYILLSAMPPFWGKTKSRIFDAVRAADLRFPSDPWNRISESAKNLIRGMLCKDTSQRLTAQQVLDHSWMKDSSPEDPSARENHSCGELGIGSGSFSNSFMSRNEDISFGAGSPVTCDVESPTFTCRSSFSTFMAEPSTPLTASGGFSFRSIGDSNALEFSSPIPSMPSFAFFSPGSAIEQGSCALEFSTNIPRVDVIQGEASLGKLFLLPDSTLCFGHEAKEVEHKASEVRRAGGTIGSRMLGIGSKRNHTIGLGEREQLDLMVSESVIRWSSCTHLPTSLRSSLVC, encoded by the exons ATGACTATTGGCAAGACCAACAGCAGTAGCAGACCATTCACACATCCATGCAATTGTTATAAAGTAGAGAGCTTGACTGAAACCATTTTGGATGCAAATCAGACCTCAAATTTGAAAGATCGGTACACTCTTGGGGAGCAATTGGGTTGGGGGCAGTTTGGTGTTATCAGAGTGTGCTCTGATAAATGGACTGGAGAGTTATTAGCATGCAAATCCATTGCAAAAGATAGATTGGTTACATCGGATGATGTACGGAGTGTGAAGCTTGAGATTGCAATAATGGCAAAACTATCTGGGCACCCGAATGTTGTAGATCTCAAGGCAGTGTATGAGGAGGAACACTATGTTCATTTGGTTATGGAACTTTGTGCTGGAGGGGAGCTTTTTCACCAGTTAGAAAAGCATGGACGATTCACTGAGTTTGAGGCCAGGGTTCTCTTTAGGCATCTGATGCAAGTGGTTTTGTATTGTCATGAGAATGGGGTTGTTCATAGAGATTTGAAGCCTGAGAATATCCTATTGGCCACAAAAGCCTCATCTTCTCCAATCAAATTGGCGGATTTTGGTCTTGCAACATACATAAAGCCTG GGCAGAGTTTGCATGGGCTAGTAGGGAGTCCATTTTATATAGCTCCAGAGGTACTTGCTGGGGGCTATAATCAGACTGCCGATGTTTGGAGTGCTGGGGTTATTCTTTACATTCTTCTTAGTGCTATGCCACCATTTTGGGGAAAGACAAAGTCAAGAATATTTGATGCCGTCAGGGCAGCTGATCTGAGGTTCCCATCTGATCCCTGGAACCGCATATCAGAATCTGCTAAGAATCTCATCAGGGGAATGCTTTGTAAAGATACTTCTCAAAGGCTTACTGCTCAGCAGGTCTTAG ATCACTCCTGGATGAAGGACAGCAGTCCTGAAGATCCAAGTGCACGTGAAAACCACAGTTGTGGAGAATTGGGAATAGGCAGTGGCTCTTTCTCTAACTCATTTATGTCCAGGAATGAAGACATCAGCTTTGGCGCTGGATCACCTGTTACATGTGACGTAGAATCACCTACATTCACATGCAGATCATCCTTTTCCACTTTCATGGCAGAACCATCAACACCTCTCACTGCATCTGGTGGATTTTCTTTCCGTAGCATTGGCGATTCTAATGCCTTGGAATTCTCTTCTCCCATTCCTTCAATGCCAAGTTTTGCATTCTTTAGTCCTGGTTCTGCGATTGAACAAGGGAGTTGTGCATTAGAGTTTTCAACCAACATACCTAGAGTGGATGTAATTCAAGGAG AGGCAAGCTTGGGGAAGCTATTCTTGTTACCGGATTCTACTCTTTGCTTTGGGCATGAGGCAAAAGAAGTGGAACACAAGGCATCTGAAGTTAGAAGGGCAGGAGGAACGATTGGGTCTAGGATGTTGGGCATCGGTAGCAAGAGGAATCATACAATTGGACTTGGTGAGCGCGAGCAACTTGATCTCATGGTGTCTGAATCAGTCATTCGTTGGTCGTCATGCACACATCTTCCTACTTCTCTTAGATCCTCGCTCGTATGTTGA